One Bradyrhizobium sp. ISRA464 genomic window carries:
- a CDS encoding XdhC family protein — MLNRDEDILQAAEAWQKQGHGVALATVVDTWGSAPRPAGSSLVINDEGTFLGSVSGGCVEGAVVTEALDVISSGQPKMLEFGVADETAWNVGLSCGGTIRVFVEKVG, encoded by the coding sequence ATGCTCAACCGCGACGAAGACATTCTTCAGGCTGCCGAGGCCTGGCAGAAGCAGGGCCACGGCGTGGCGCTCGCCACCGTGGTCGACACCTGGGGCTCGGCGCCGCGTCCGGCCGGCTCGAGCCTCGTCATCAATGACGAGGGCACGTTCTTAGGGTCAGTGTCCGGCGGCTGTGTCGAGGGCGCTGTTGTCACCGAGGCGCTCGACGTGATTTCGAGCGGCCAGCCCAAGATGCTGGAATTCGGCGTCGCCGATGAAACGGCCTGGAATGTGGGACTGTCCTGCGGCGGCACCATCCGCGTCTTCGTCGAGAAGGTCGGCTAG
- a CDS encoding DUF2000 family protein, whose amino-acid sequence MQFDTKIAVVIRNDLEVWQKLNVASFLSGGIAASFPECVGENYEDGSGTRYLPLIGQPILIYGADRAALSRALERALSRNVMPALYTEDMFKTTHDAANREAVRAVARADLNLVGLAVRAERKVVDKILDGLKFHS is encoded by the coding sequence ATGCAGTTCGACACCAAGATCGCGGTCGTGATCCGCAACGACCTTGAAGTCTGGCAGAAGCTCAACGTCGCATCCTTTCTGTCAGGCGGTATCGCGGCTTCCTTTCCGGAATGCGTCGGCGAGAATTACGAAGACGGCTCAGGGACCAGATATCTGCCCCTGATCGGCCAGCCGATCCTAATCTACGGCGCCGACCGCGCCGCGCTGTCGCGGGCGCTGGAGCGCGCGTTGAGTCGCAACGTGATGCCTGCGCTTTACACTGAGGACATGTTCAAGACCACGCATGACGCCGCCAACCGCGAGGCGGTGAGGGCGGTTGCACGCGCCGATCTCAATCTCGTCGGCCTCGCCGTCCGCGCCGAACGCAAGGTGGTGGACAAGATCCTCGACGGGCTCAAGTTTCACAGCTAG
- a CDS encoding ABC transporter ATP-binding protein produces MNGGSTNAHGIAIDVEGLSKSFGGREVVHDLSMQVKRGSIYGFLGPNGSGKTTTIRMLCGLLTPDSGRGTCLGYDIRRDADKIKRKVGYMTQRFSLYQDLSVRENLEFVARLYGLPDARGAAADMIARIGLQGREEQLAGELSGGWKQRLALGACTLPNPQLLLLDEPTAGVDPKARRDFWNEIHALAAEGLTVLVSTHYMDEAERCHEIAYIAYGHLLARGTVDEVIANSALSTYTVTGDDLNGLPAELTGKPGIDMVAPFGTSLHVSGRDKAALEAAVARYRDNAKWHWQASEPSLEDVFIDLMGRSKDNFQ; encoded by the coding sequence ATGAACGGCGGCTCGACCAACGCGCACGGCATCGCCATCGATGTTGAAGGCCTCTCGAAGTCGTTCGGCGGGCGCGAGGTGGTCCATGACCTCTCGATGCAGGTCAAGCGCGGCTCGATCTACGGCTTCCTCGGCCCCAACGGCAGCGGCAAGACCACGACGATCCGGATGCTCTGCGGCCTGCTGACGCCCGACAGCGGCCGCGGCACCTGTCTCGGCTACGACATCCGGCGCGACGCCGACAAGATCAAGCGCAAGGTCGGCTACATGACCCAGCGCTTCAGCCTCTACCAGGACCTCTCAGTGCGCGAGAACCTCGAATTCGTGGCGCGGCTCTATGGTCTGCCGGACGCGCGCGGCGCCGCGGCCGACATGATCGCGCGCATCGGGCTGCAGGGGCGCGAGGAACAGCTCGCCGGTGAGCTGTCCGGCGGCTGGAAGCAGCGGCTGGCGCTCGGGGCCTGCACGTTGCCCAATCCGCAATTGCTGCTGCTGGACGAGCCGACCGCCGGCGTCGACCCGAAGGCGCGGCGCGATTTCTGGAACGAGATCCACGCGCTCGCCGCCGAGGGCCTCACCGTGCTGGTCTCGACCCATTACATGGACGAGGCCGAGCGCTGCCATGAGATCGCTTATATCGCCTATGGCCATCTGCTGGCCCGCGGCACCGTGGATGAGGTGATCGCGAACTCGGCGCTGTCGACCTACACGGTGACCGGCGACGACCTCAATGGCCTGCCGGCCGAACTGACCGGCAAGCCCGGGATCGACATGGTGGCGCCGTTCGGCACCAGCCTCCACGTCTCCGGCCGCGACAAGGCCGCGCTCGAAGCCGCCGTTGCGCGGTATCGCGACAATGCGAAATGGCACTGGCAGGCGAGCGAGCCGTCGCTCGAAGACGTCTTCATCGATTTGATGGGCCGCTCGAAGGATAATTTCCAATGA
- a CDS encoding xanthine dehydrogenase family protein subunit M → MYEFKYHRPGTVRQAANLLVKNEDAKLIAGGHTLVPVMKQRLASPPHLVDLSHIEGLDTIEMKGRSLVIGATAKHDDVANSPIVGEAIPALAELAGMIGDPAVRHRGTIGGSLANNDPTADYPAAVLALGATIVTNKRRLKAEEFFQGLFSTALEPDEIITRVMFPLPKKAAYVKFRNQASRYALVGVFVAKRPSDVRVAVTGAGSDGVFRVTSFEEALKKRFSHKVLDGMTVPAEGLNSDLHGSAEYRAHLIGVLARRAVEAATAKG, encoded by the coding sequence ATGTACGAATTCAAATATCATCGTCCCGGGACCGTGCGGCAGGCCGCCAACCTCCTGGTGAAGAACGAGGACGCCAAGCTGATCGCCGGCGGTCACACGCTGGTGCCGGTCATGAAGCAGCGGCTCGCAAGCCCGCCGCATCTGGTCGACCTCTCCCACATCGAAGGCCTCGACACGATCGAGATGAAGGGCCGCTCGCTGGTGATCGGCGCCACCGCCAAGCATGACGATGTCGCGAACTCCCCGATCGTCGGTGAGGCGATCCCGGCACTCGCCGAGCTTGCCGGCATGATCGGCGATCCGGCCGTGCGTCACCGCGGCACCATCGGCGGCTCGCTCGCCAACAACGATCCGACCGCCGACTATCCGGCCGCGGTGCTGGCGCTGGGCGCGACCATCGTCACCAACAAGCGCCGCTTGAAGGCCGAGGAGTTTTTCCAGGGCCTGTTCTCGACCGCGCTCGAGCCGGACGAGATCATCACCAGGGTGATGTTCCCGCTGCCGAAGAAGGCGGCCTATGTGAAATTCCGCAACCAGGCGTCGCGCTACGCGTTGGTAGGTGTGTTCGTGGCCAAGCGTCCGTCGGACGTGCGCGTCGCGGTGACCGGTGCGGGCTCGGACGGCGTGTTCCGTGTCACCTCGTTCGAGGAAGCTCTGAAGAAGCGCTTCTCGCACAAGGTGCTCGACGGCATGACCGTTCCGGCCGAAGGGCTGAACAGCGACTTGCACGGCAGCGCGGAATACCGCGCACATTTGATCGGCGTCCTGGCACGCAGGGCCGTGGAAGCCGCGACCGCCAAGGGCTAA
- a CDS encoding carbon monoxide dehydrogenase subunit G — protein sequence MAMTMTGEVQLAAPRQAVWDKLNDPEVLKACIPGCEELEKTDEHGFRATAKMKVGPVSARFKGKVTLSDLDPPNGYKITGEGEGGVAGFAKGGATVALAEKDGGTLLSYNVEAQIGGKLAQLGQRLINGAAKKLADEFFANFAKAVQG from the coding sequence ATGGCCATGACGATGACCGGCGAAGTCCAGCTTGCGGCGCCGCGCCAGGCCGTGTGGGACAAGCTCAACGATCCCGAGGTGCTGAAGGCCTGCATCCCCGGCTGCGAGGAGCTCGAGAAGACCGACGAGCACGGCTTCCGCGCCACCGCCAAGATGAAGGTCGGACCGGTCTCTGCCCGCTTCAAGGGCAAGGTCACGTTGAGCGATCTCGACCCGCCCAACGGCTACAAGATCACGGGCGAGGGCGAGGGCGGCGTGGCCGGATTCGCCAAGGGCGGCGCCACCGTTGCGCTGGCGGAAAAGGATGGCGGCACGCTGCTCAGCTACAACGTCGAGGCACAGATCGGCGGCAAGCTCGCCCAGCTCGGCCAACGCCTGATCAACGGCGCCGCCAAGAAACTCGCTGACGAATTCTTTGCCAATTTTGCCAAGGCGGTGCAGGGTTAG
- a CDS encoding efflux RND transporter periplasmic adaptor subunit gives MTSSHLVKLMAVLALAAALAGCKEERDPGFQGWVEADMIFVSPDESGRVIKLNVREGDEVKPGELLYSVDDDLQKADLNQSNATLANAQQTYDRAASLRSTGAGTQAALDSAVSALRVAEARVNTSQTRLDRRKGFAPIAGTVQQIYFREGEMVQAQRPVLSIMPPGNMKLRFFVPERELPKLAIGDEVKVTCDNCAADLTAKIYFIATTAEYTPPVIYSLDERNKLVYLIQARPSRPDALRVGQPISIYLNPKTPVADQR, from the coding sequence ATGACCTCGTCGCACCTGGTGAAGCTGATGGCGGTGCTCGCGCTGGCGGCGGCGCTCGCCGGTTGCAAGGAAGAGCGGGACCCCGGCTTCCAGGGCTGGGTCGAAGCCGACATGATCTTCGTCAGCCCCGACGAATCCGGCCGGGTCATCAAGCTCAACGTGCGCGAGGGCGACGAGGTCAAGCCCGGCGAGTTGCTCTATTCCGTCGACGACGATTTGCAGAAGGCCGACCTCAACCAGAGCAATGCGACGCTGGCGAATGCGCAGCAGACCTATGACCGCGCCGCGTCCCTGAGGAGCACCGGCGCAGGCACCCAGGCGGCGCTGGATTCCGCGGTCTCGGCGCTGCGCGTCGCGGAAGCGCGCGTCAACACCTCGCAGACGCGGCTGGACCGGCGCAAGGGCTTTGCGCCGATCGCCGGTACGGTGCAGCAGATTTACTTCCGCGAGGGCGAGATGGTGCAGGCGCAGCGGCCGGTGCTGTCGATCATGCCGCCCGGCAACATGAAGCTGCGCTTCTTCGTGCCGGAGAGGGAGCTGCCGAAGCTTGCGATCGGCGACGAGGTGAAGGTCACCTGCGACAACTGCGCCGCCGATCTCACTGCGAAGATCTATTTCATCGCGACCACGGCCGAATACACCCCGCCCGTGATCTACAGCCTCGATGAGCGCAACAAGCTGGTCTATCTGATCCAGGCACGGCCGAGCCGGCCGGATGCTCTGCGCGTCGGTCAACCGATCAGCATCTATCTCAACCCCAAGACTCCGGTGGCGGACCAGCGATGA
- a CDS encoding XdhC family protein, whose protein sequence is MKLETLKELNAERAARRPVIIITDTSNGEQRLVKAKDIAADPLRAELSKQLRMGKSGNVEVAGKKLFLNVYAPTAKLVIVGAVHISQALAPLARSLDYDVTVVDPRTAFASPERFPDVPLVAEWPDVALPPLNIDPYTAFVAVTHDPKIDDPALMHAFDRGCFYIGALGSRKTHAKRAERLRAQGAKDSDIARIHAPIGLDIGAVSPAEIAVAIMAEITAQLRLPPKEKEEAA, encoded by the coding sequence GTGAAACTGGAAACGCTGAAAGAGCTCAACGCCGAGCGCGCCGCGCGCCGCCCGGTTATCATCATCACCGACACGTCGAATGGCGAGCAGCGCCTGGTGAAGGCCAAGGACATCGCCGCCGATCCGCTCCGCGCCGAGCTTTCCAAGCAATTGCGGATGGGCAAGAGCGGCAATGTCGAGGTCGCCGGCAAGAAGCTGTTCCTCAACGTCTACGCGCCGACCGCCAAGCTCGTGATCGTCGGCGCGGTCCATATCAGCCAGGCGCTGGCGCCGCTGGCGCGCTCGCTGGACTATGATGTCACGGTGGTCGATCCGCGCACTGCCTTTGCCAGCCCCGAGCGCTTCCCCGACGTGCCGCTCGTGGCGGAATGGCCCGATGTCGCGCTGCCGCCGCTCAACATCGATCCCTACACCGCCTTCGTCGCGGTGACCCACGATCCGAAGATCGACGATCCGGCGCTGATGCACGCCTTCGATCGCGGCTGCTTCTATATCGGTGCGCTCGGCTCGCGGAAGACTCATGCCAAGCGCGCCGAGCGGCTGCGCGCGCAGGGCGCGAAAGACAGCGACATCGCGCGCATCCACGCGCCGATCGGGCTCGACATCGGCGCGGTGTCGCCGGCGGAGATCGCGGTCGCCATCATGGCCGAGATCACCGCGCAGTTGCGCCTGCCTCCCAAAGAAAAAGAAGAAGCGGCATGA
- a CDS encoding (2Fe-2S)-binding protein encodes MAKISMIVNGNPVTANVDPRTLLVQFLRENLRLTGTHVGCDTSQCGACVVHLDGKAVKSCTTLAVMADGHEVRTIEGLAPDGAPLHPMQEAFREHHGLQCGFCTPGMIMTAVDLVHRKGHDLTDEVIREELEGNLCRCTGYQNIVASIAAGAKAMAKSDLA; translated from the coding sequence ATGGCCAAGATTTCAATGATCGTGAACGGCAACCCCGTTACCGCGAACGTCGACCCCCGTACCCTTCTGGTTCAGTTTCTGCGTGAAAATCTGCGGCTGACGGGGACGCATGTCGGCTGCGACACCTCGCAGTGCGGCGCCTGCGTCGTGCATCTGGACGGCAAGGCGGTGAAGTCCTGCACCACGCTCGCGGTGATGGCCGACGGTCATGAGGTCAGGACCATCGAAGGGCTCGCGCCCGACGGCGCGCCGCTGCATCCGATGCAGGAGGCCTTCCGTGAGCACCACGGCCTGCAGTGCGGCTTCTGCACGCCCGGCATGATCATGACCGCGGTCGACCTGGTCCATCGCAAGGGCCACGATCTCACCGACGAGGTGATCCGCGAGGAGCTGGAAGGCAATCTGTGCCGCTGCACCGGCTATCAGAACATCGTCGCTTCGATCGCCGCCGGCGCCAAGGCGATGGCGAAGTCGGACCTCGCCTAA
- a CDS encoding VWA domain-containing protein, with protein MAINHLAPPTGHMADNVIGFARALRAAGLPVGPGSVIDALNALQLIEVGNRADFYATLEAIFVKRHEHALIFRQAFELFFRAAEEWKSMLDSVPLPDHAKKKPPPASRRVQEAMSQPASREERPQAQEQELKLSVSDKEALQKKDFAQMTAAEIAEVTREIALMRLPQAELVTRRYQPDARGLRLDMRRTVRNSLRTGGEIIDLRKLGRIEKPAPIVALLDISGSMSEYTRLFLHFLHAITDARKRVSVFLFGTRLTNVTRALRQRDPDEALASCSSSVEDWAGGTRIATSLHSFNQLWARRVLGQGAIVLLISDGLEREADAKLAFEMDRLHRSCRRLIWLNPLLRYSGFEAKAQGIKMMLPHVDEFRPVHNLTSIKGLIEALSSPPPAHHRSLIRSVA; from the coding sequence ATGGCGATCAATCACCTTGCGCCTCCGACGGGTCACATGGCCGACAACGTCATCGGCTTTGCCCGTGCGCTGCGGGCGGCCGGACTTCCCGTCGGTCCGGGCTCGGTGATCGACGCGCTGAATGCGCTGCAGCTGATCGAGGTCGGCAACCGCGCCGATTTCTACGCCACCCTGGAAGCGATCTTCGTCAAGCGCCACGAGCACGCGCTGATCTTCCGCCAGGCCTTTGAGCTGTTCTTCCGCGCCGCGGAGGAATGGAAGAGCATGCTCGATTCGGTGCCGCTGCCCGATCACGCCAAGAAGAAGCCGCCGCCGGCCTCGCGCCGCGTCCAGGAGGCGATGTCGCAGCCGGCAAGCCGCGAGGAGCGGCCGCAGGCCCAGGAGCAGGAGCTGAAGCTCTCGGTCTCCGACAAGGAGGCGCTGCAGAAGAAGGATTTCGCGCAGATGACGGCGGCTGAAATCGCCGAGGTCACGCGCGAGATCGCGCTGATGCGGCTGCCGCAGGCCGAGCTCGTGACCCGCCGCTACCAGCCGGACGCGCGGGGACTGCGGCTCGACATGCGCCGCACGGTGCGCAACTCGCTGCGCACCGGCGGCGAGATCATCGACCTCCGCAAGCTCGGCCGGATCGAGAAGCCGGCGCCGATCGTGGCGCTGCTCGATATCTCCGGCTCGATGAGCGAATACACCCGCCTGTTCCTGCACTTCCTCCATGCGATTACCGATGCCCGCAAGCGCGTCTCGGTGTTCCTGTTCGGCACCCGCCTCACCAATGTGACGCGGGCGTTGCGGCAGCGCGATCCGGATGAGGCGCTGGCGAGCTGCTCGTCCTCGGTGGAGGATTGGGCCGGGGGAACGCGGATCGCGACCTCGCTGCACAGCTTCAACCAGCTCTGGGCCCGCCGCGTGCTCGGGCAGGGGGCGATCGTACTCCTTATATCCGATGGACTAGAACGGGAGGCCGATGCCAAACTGGCCTTCGAGATGGACCGATTGCACCGTTCCTGCCGCCGCCTGATCTGGCTCAACCCGCTGTTGCGCTATTCCGGCTTCGAGGCCAAGGCGCAGGGCATCAAAATGATGTTGCCCCACGTTGACGAATTCCGCCCGGTGCATAACTTGACGTCCATCAAGGGGCTGATCGAGGCGCTGTCATCCCCGCCGCCGGCGCATCATCGCAGCCTGATCCGCTCCGTAGCCTGA
- a CDS encoding DUF4189 domain-containing protein, with translation MILVLTLLLGAARYITENFVSKAWAAGAFAVGKCGAYGQAYDYPAEAAARAAALKQCKGDCTTVTMKRACAALSIDMTNPCGAHGYAVAPQISSSLNAATRKCYEYGGKECVIRAWACDAKG, from the coding sequence ATGATTCTTGTCTTGACGTTGCTGCTCGGTGCCGCGCGTTACATCACGGAAAACTTCGTCAGCAAGGCCTGGGCGGCCGGTGCGTTCGCGGTCGGCAAATGCGGCGCCTACGGCCAGGCCTATGATTACCCGGCGGAGGCGGCGGCGCGCGCGGCTGCGCTGAAGCAGTGCAAGGGCGATTGCACCACCGTCACCATGAAGCGCGCCTGCGCCGCGCTCTCGATCGACATGACCAATCCCTGCGGCGCCCACGGCTATGCCGTGGCGCCGCAGATCTCGAGCTCGCTCAACGCCGCCACCCGCAAATGCTACGAATATGGCGGCAAGGAATGCGTGATCCGCGCCTGGGCCTGCGACGCCAAGGGGTAG
- a CDS encoding TetR/AcrR family transcriptional regulator: protein MTSPKAPDAGRAANRSEKSAERRAAIVEAAMEEFVARGFAATRLDDIAKRAGVAKGTIYLHFKDKESMFEELIRTAVVPLIDRLAAPPTIAGPVRDAVERFAETFIREVASTRRGDIIRLIVAEGPRFPAIADFYFREVVSKGLAGMTALIQLAITRGEIRQKELARFPQLLVAPAIVAVIWQSLFARHAPLDAIAMFRVHLDLVFGERRTS, encoded by the coding sequence ATGACTTCGCCAAAAGCACCCGACGCCGGGCGGGCAGCGAACCGCTCCGAAAAATCGGCGGAGCGGCGCGCCGCGATCGTCGAGGCGGCGATGGAGGAGTTCGTCGCACGCGGCTTTGCCGCGACCCGGCTTGACGACATCGCGAAGCGGGCAGGGGTCGCCAAGGGCACCATCTACCTGCACTTCAAGGACAAGGAATCGATGTTCGAGGAGCTGATCCGCACCGCCGTCGTGCCCTTGATCGATCGCTTGGCGGCGCCGCCCACCATCGCAGGTCCGGTGCGCGACGCGGTGGAGCGGTTCGCCGAGACCTTCATCCGCGAGGTCGCCTCGACCCGGCGCGGCGACATCATCCGCCTGATCGTGGCCGAAGGGCCGCGCTTTCCGGCGATCGCCGATTTCTATTTCCGCGAGGTGGTGTCGAAGGGGCTGGCCGGCATGACCGCATTGATCCAGCTCGCAATCACCCGCGGCGAAATCCGGCAGAAGGAGCTGGCGCGATTCCCGCAACTGCTCGTCGCGCCCGCGATCGTCGCGGTGATCTGGCAGAGCCTGTTCGCCAGGCATGCGCCGCTGGATGCGATCGCGATGTTCAGGGTTCATCTCGATCTGGTCTTCGGCGAACGGAGGACGTCATGA
- a CDS encoding MoxR family ATPase encodes MSASALPTSVDALVELLTSRGYLAERSLATVTYLALRMGRPLFLEGEAGVGKTEIAKVLSAALGRKLIRLQCYEGLDVASAVYEWSSAAQMIAIRLAEASGDTDRDQLASDIFAERFLIKRPLLQALEPDVAGPPVLLIDELDRADEAFEAYLLEILSDFQVTIPELGTVRAPAPPIVIITSNRTREIHDALKRRCLYHWVDYPSAERELAIVKSRVPNISAKLSQQVVRFVQALRNQDFYKSPGVAETIDWATALSELDARSLTPQVVGDTLGALLKYQDDIARMQGDALQKTLKDATSEI; translated from the coding sequence ATGAGTGCATCGGCGTTACCCACTTCCGTCGATGCGCTCGTGGAGCTCTTGACCTCGCGCGGCTATCTTGCCGAGCGGTCGCTGGCGACGGTGACCTATCTTGCGCTGCGCATGGGCCGGCCGCTGTTTCTCGAGGGCGAGGCCGGTGTCGGCAAGACCGAGATCGCCAAGGTGCTGTCGGCCGCGCTTGGGCGCAAGCTGATCCGCCTGCAATGCTATGAAGGCCTCGACGTTGCCTCCGCCGTCTATGAGTGGAGCAGCGCGGCGCAGATGATCGCGATCCGCCTTGCGGAAGCCTCCGGCGATACCGATCGCGACCAGCTCGCAAGCGACATCTTCGCCGAGCGCTTCCTGATCAAGCGGCCGCTGCTGCAGGCGCTCGAGCCCGATGTCGCCGGTCCCCCGGTGCTCTTGATCGACGAGCTCGACCGCGCCGACGAGGCGTTCGAGGCGTATCTGTTGGAAATCCTCAGCGACTTCCAGGTCACCATCCCCGAGCTCGGCACCGTGAGGGCGCCGGCGCCGCCGATCGTGATCATCACCTCGAACCGCACACGCGAGATCCACGACGCGCTGAAGCGCCGCTGCCTCTATCACTGGGTGGATTATCCCTCCGCCGAGCGCGAGCTCGCGATCGTCAAGTCGCGGGTGCCGAACATCTCGGCGAAGCTGTCGCAGCAGGTCGTCCGCTTCGTGCAGGCGCTGCGCAACCAGGATTTCTACAAGTCGCCGGGCGTGGCCGAGACCATCGACTGGGCGACCGCGCTGTCCGAGCTCGACGCGCGCTCGCTGACGCCGCAGGTGGTCGGCGACACGCTGGGCGCGCTGCTCAAGTACCAGGACGATATCGCGCGCATGCAGGGCGATGCGCTGCAGAAGACATTAAAGGACGCGACGAGCGAGATCTAG
- a CDS encoding molybdopterin-binding/glycosyltransferase family 2 protein: protein MKFGPASPADAIGGVTVHTLRQGSLVLKKGTTIGPAEVEALNKAGVNEIVVVRLEEGDVSEDVAAASIAQAVAGDGVNVERAFTGRANLFAARPGVLVVDRAAVDRINGVDEAITFATLAAFKPVVEGEMIATVKLIPFGVEARLRDAAVAVAGKDTLRIAPYVIKKVGVVSTMLPGLVPKVIDKTLRVTAERLAPAGAAIIAERRIPHDEAALAAAIKELLGLGAELVIVFGASAIADRRDVIPAAITEIGGAVEHFGMPVDPGNLLLIGSAGGVPVLGAPGCARSPVENGFDWVLMRLLAGIKVTRADLTGMGVGGLLMEIVTRPQPRTVPDTEGNRNVAAIVLAAGRSTRMGGPNKLLAELDGKKLVRIVAEQALASKASEVIVVTGHQAELVEQGLDGLKVKFVRNPDFAGGLASSVKSGIAAVSDNADGAIVCLGDMPLISAQLIDRLIETFAPDRGHLIAVPVAEGRRGNPVLWSRRFFKELMTLDGDIGARHLIAKHAEAVAEVPVEGESAFLDIDTPQALEAARRG, encoded by the coding sequence ATGAAGTTCGGTCCCGCCAGTCCGGCCGACGCGATTGGCGGCGTCACCGTGCACACGCTCCGCCAGGGCTCGCTGGTGCTCAAGAAGGGCACGACGATCGGCCCAGCGGAAGTCGAGGCCCTCAACAAGGCCGGCGTCAACGAGATCGTCGTGGTGCGGCTGGAGGAGGGCGACGTCTCCGAGGACGTCGCGGCTGCCAGCATCGCACAGGCAGTGGCGGGCGACGGCGTCAATGTTGAGCGCGCCTTCACCGGCCGCGCCAATCTGTTCGCCGCGCGCCCCGGTGTGCTCGTGGTCGATCGCGCCGCGGTCGACCGCATCAATGGCGTCGACGAGGCCATCACCTTCGCCACGCTCGCAGCCTTCAAGCCGGTGGTCGAAGGCGAGATGATCGCGACTGTCAAGCTGATCCCGTTCGGCGTCGAAGCCAGGCTGCGCGATGCGGCGGTTGCGGTGGCAGGCAAGGATACGCTGCGGATCGCGCCTTACGTGATCAAGAAGGTCGGCGTGGTCTCGACGATGCTGCCGGGCCTCGTGCCCAAGGTGATCGACAAGACGCTGCGCGTCACCGCGGAGCGGCTGGCGCCGGCCGGCGCTGCCATCATCGCCGAGCGGCGCATTCCGCATGATGAGGCGGCGCTTGCGGCCGCGATCAAGGAATTGCTCGGCTTGGGCGCCGAGCTCGTTATCGTGTTCGGCGCGTCTGCGATCGCCGACCGGCGCGACGTGATCCCGGCCGCGATCACCGAGATCGGCGGTGCGGTCGAGCATTTCGGCATGCCGGTCGATCCCGGCAATCTGCTTCTGATCGGCAGCGCCGGCGGCGTGCCGGTGCTGGGCGCGCCGGGCTGCGCGCGCTCGCCGGTCGAGAACGGCTTTGACTGGGTGCTGATGCGGCTGCTCGCCGGCATCAAGGTGACGCGCGCCGATCTCACCGGCATGGGCGTCGGCGGCCTCCTGATGGAGATCGTGACGCGGCCGCAGCCGCGCACCGTTCCGGACACCGAAGGCAACCGCAACGTCGCGGCGATCGTGCTCGCGGCGGGACGTTCGACCCGAATGGGCGGGCCCAACAAGCTGCTCGCCGAACTCGACGGCAAGAAGCTCGTGCGCATCGTCGCCGAGCAGGCGCTGGCCTCGAAGGCGTCGGAGGTGATCGTCGTCACCGGGCATCAGGCCGAATTGGTCGAGCAGGGGCTTGATGGCCTCAAGGTGAAATTCGTCCGCAATCCGGATTTCGCTGGCGGCCTCGCGAGTTCTGTGAAATCAGGCATCGCGGCGGTATCCGACAACGCCGACGGCGCCATCGTCTGCCTCGGCGACATGCCGTTGATCTCTGCGCAATTGATCGACCGCCTGATCGAGACCTTCGCGCCGGACCGCGGCCACCTGATCGCGGTGCCGGTCGCCGAAGGCCGTCGCGGCAATCCGGTGCTGTGGTCGCGGCGCTTCTTCAAGGAGCTGATGACGCTGGACGGCGACATCGGCGCCCGCCATCTGATCGCCAAGCACGCCGAAGCGGTCGCCGAAGTGCCGGTCGAAGGCGAGAGTGCCTTCCTCGACATCGATACTCCCCAAGCGCTGGAAGCGGCACGGCGCGGGTAG